The Streptomyces sp. NBC_01353 genome contains a region encoding:
- a CDS encoding lysophospholipid acyltransferase family protein produces the protein MSRRRIGFWYRLAAVIAKPPLVVLFKRDWRGAEHIPADGGFITAVNHNSYLDPLSYAHFQYNTGRVPRFLAKAGLFKGSFVGTMLRGTGQIPVYRETTNALDAFRAAVEAIERGECVAFYPEGTLTRDPDMWPMAGKTGAARVALLTKAPVIPVAQWGANLAMPPYAKENKLNLFPRKTLIVQAGPPVDLSRFYGQEPTPEVLREATEVIMAAITAILEDVRGEKAPAEPYDHRKARLEQRRKAAGEGTK, from the coding sequence GTGTCCCGCCGCAGAATCGGCTTCTGGTACCGCCTGGCGGCGGTCATCGCTAAACCGCCGCTGGTGGTTCTGTTCAAGCGGGACTGGCGCGGAGCGGAACACATTCCGGCCGACGGCGGATTCATCACCGCCGTCAATCACAACTCGTATCTGGACCCGCTGTCCTACGCGCACTTCCAGTACAACACCGGACGCGTGCCGCGCTTCCTCGCCAAGGCCGGCCTGTTCAAGGGCTCGTTCGTCGGCACGATGCTGCGCGGCACGGGTCAGATCCCCGTCTATCGCGAGACGACCAACGCGCTGGACGCCTTCCGCGCCGCCGTCGAGGCCATCGAGCGCGGCGAATGCGTCGCCTTCTACCCCGAGGGCACCCTCACCCGCGACCCCGACATGTGGCCCATGGCCGGTAAGACCGGCGCCGCCCGCGTCGCGCTGCTCACCAAGGCTCCGGTCATCCCCGTCGCCCAGTGGGGCGCCAACCTCGCGATGCCGCCGTACGCCAAGGAGAACAAGCTCAACCTGTTCCCGCGCAAGACGCTGATCGTGCAGGCAGGCCCGCCCGTCGACCTTTCGCGCTTCTACGGCCAGGAGCCGACGCCCGAGGTACTGCGCGAGGCGACCGAGGTCATCATGGCCGCGATCACCGCGATCCTGGAGGACGTACGCGGCGAGAAGGCACCGGCCGAGCCGTACGACCACCGCAAGGCCCGTCTGGAACAGCGGCGCAAGGCCGCCGGGGAAGGTACGAAGTGA
- the cofC gene encoding 2-phospho-L-lactate guanylyltransferase has product MNTDPDGGWSLVVPLKPLARAKSRLATATGALLRPRLALAFAQDTVAAALECGRVRDVAVVTDDPVAAVALAALGARIVPDSPAAGLNAALAHGARTVRESRPDAGVAALNADLPALRPGELARVLDAAGEFPRTFLADAAEIGTTFLSAGSGVELAPAFGGASRRRHLSSGAVEIRLAGVDSVRRDVDTGEDLAAAWALGVGPRTAAHRFHPAG; this is encoded by the coding sequence ATGAACACCGATCCGGACGGCGGCTGGTCCCTGGTCGTCCCCCTGAAGCCCCTTGCGCGGGCGAAGAGCAGGCTCGCCACCGCCACCGGGGCGCTGCTGCGCCCTCGGCTCGCGCTGGCGTTCGCGCAGGACACGGTGGCCGCGGCGCTCGAATGCGGGCGGGTACGGGATGTGGCGGTCGTCACGGACGATCCGGTGGCCGCGGTGGCGCTGGCGGCGCTCGGCGCACGGATCGTGCCCGACTCCCCGGCCGCCGGACTCAACGCGGCGCTGGCGCACGGGGCGCGGACGGTACGGGAGTCCCGGCCGGACGCGGGGGTCGCGGCGCTCAACGCGGACCTGCCGGCGCTGCGCCCCGGGGAGCTGGCCCGGGTCCTGGACGCCGCCGGTGAATTCCCCCGGACATTTCTCGCGGATGCTGCCGAAATCGGTACGACATTCCTCTCGGCGGGTTCGGGAGTGGAATTGGCACCTGCATTCGGGGGCGCTTCGCGCCGGCGACATTTGTCTTCGGGGGCGGTGGAAATCCGGCTGGCCGGGGTGGATTCCGTGCGCCGGGACGTGGACACCGGCGAGGATCTGGCGGCCGCGTGGGCGCTGGGTGTCGGCCCGCGGACGGCGGCCCATCGGTTCCACCCGGCCGGATAG
- a CDS encoding HU family DNA-binding protein yields MNKAQLVEAIADKVGGRQQAADAVDAVLDAIVRAVVGGDRVSVTGFGSFEKVDRPARYARNPQTGERVRVKKTSVPRFRAGQGFKDLVSGSKKLPKGGEVSVKKAPKGSLTGGASATVKKAAAKRATTAKKAAAKKATTAKKTVAKKTTAVKKTTAAKKTTAAAKKTTAAAKKAAPAKKTTATAKKTVAKKTAPAKKATAKKAPAKKTTARKTTAKKAAAKK; encoded by the coding sequence GTGAACAAGGCGCAGCTCGTAGAAGCGATTGCCGACAAGGTCGGCGGCCGTCAGCAGGCCGCGGACGCTGTCGACGCGGTGCTGGACGCGATCGTGCGTGCCGTGGTCGGCGGGGACCGGGTTTCGGTCACCGGCTTCGGCTCGTTCGAGAAGGTCGACCGCCCGGCCCGGTACGCCCGCAACCCGCAGACGGGTGAGCGCGTGCGGGTCAAGAAGACCTCGGTGCCGCGCTTCCGCGCGGGTCAGGGCTTCAAGGACCTGGTCAGCGGCTCGAAGAAGCTTCCCAAGGGCGGCGAGGTCTCCGTCAAGAAGGCGCCCAAGGGCAGCCTGACCGGCGGTGCTTCCGCGACCGTGAAGAAGGCCGCGGCCAAGAGGGCCACCACCGCCAAGAAGGCGGCGGCCAAGAAGGCCACCACCGCCAAGAAGACCGTGGCGAAGAAGACCACCGCGGTCAAGAAGACCACCGCCGCGAAGAAGACCACCGCGGCGGCCAAGAAGACCACGGCGGCGGCCAAGAAGGCGGCCCCGGCGAAGAAGACGACGGCCACGGCCAAGAAGACCGTCGCCAAGAAGACCGCGCCGGCGAAGAAGGCCACGGCGAAGAAGGCGCCCGCCAAGAAGACGACGGCGCGCAAGACCACCGCCAAGAAGGCCGCCGCGAAGAAGTAG